A region of the Prochlorococcus marinus CUG1438 genome:
CTGAGAAAGTTATCGATATTGCCTGTCAAATCTACGATCAGACTAAAAATATTTTTCATAGCGATAATGACCCTAAAGCCAAAGAACTTCTTTGGGCAGCTTCTAATCTTTATAATTGTGGGAAATACGTGAATGTTGGTTCATATCACAAACACTCTTGGTACTTAATAAAAAATTGTGAGTTGTTGGGATATTCTGAAGCAGAAACAAATATTATTGCGTCAATTGCAAGATACCATAGAAAGACTCTACCTAAGAAAAGACATGAGTCTTGGCAAAATTTAATATCCAAAGAAGATAAAACATTAGTTCTTGAAATGTCATTGATTTTGAGACTAGCAGCATCTCTTGATCAAAGACCTGACAAGGTGATCTCCTCAGTTCAAATAAAATTGCAGGGAAATATTCTTACATTTGAACTTTTACCCTTAAATAGAAACCATGATCTTCTCCTTGAAAAATGGAACTTAGGATTATGTCGTGATGTAATAAAAGAATTAAAGAATTTGGATTTAAAAGTTATTTAGTTTTTTTAATAAATTCTTGTTTTGGGGTTTCATTCTTAAAAGACTCCGAAATAAAATTTAAAATTAGCGAAGAAGCGATTAATCCAAGAAAGCCTGAAATTAAAATTAATACCAAACCAGCTGCGTTTAGATTTTTAGATTTTTTAGAGTCATCAGTTTTGCTAGAAACTTCTTCAACTATTTTTTCAATCTTATCCTCCTTACTTTGTATCTTAAATTCATTCATTATAAATTCAGTATTAAGTTTCAGCTTCTGTGAAATTCTGCGAACCATCGCTTTGACAAATACTTTTTCAGGTAGCTCATCTTCGTTGCCTTCCTCTATGGATTTAAGTTGGTTAACTCCGATTTTTAAATCTTTAGCCAACTCTTCAATAGATTGATTTCTACTTAATCTTGCCTCTTTAATAAAATTTCCAATTCTTTTTAAAGAGGAATCATCTCTTTCATTATTGTTTTCCGTAAAAGATCTTATTTCTTCCAAAGCAAGTAAATTTTTCTTAATTATAGTGATTAATATTTTTCTATCAACTTTAAG
Encoded here:
- a CDS encoding helix-turn-helix domain-containing protein; protein product: MEEIRSFTENNNERDDSSLKRIGNFIKEARLSRNQSIEELAKDLKIGVNQLKSIEEGNEDELPEKVFVKAMVRRISQKLKLNTEFIMNEFKIQSKEDKIEKIVEEVSSKTDDSKKSKNLNAAGLVLILISGFLGLIASSLILNFISESFKNETPKQEFIKKTK